The genomic window ACTAATTTTGGATATGTTAGAAAGTTTGTACAAAATTTGGAAAATGAGGAATCAGTTAATGTCATCTATCATCTTATTAACAGCAAACTTAAGTTGGTGGTTAATAAAACAGGAAAAAGTATTAACTGTTTTAACGGTTTCTAATTTTTATTGAATTTGACCTTTTTTAGAGTGGACTCTTTTTAATTTTTGATTTTTCTTTACGGAAATTTTATTATATTTTTTTTGGCAGAAAAAATTATGGAGGATATAATGGTATCTAAAGAAGAAGTACAAAAAGTTCTGGATAAAGTCAGACCCTCTCTGCAAGCTGATGGTGGAGACTGCGAATTAGTGAATGTTAGAGATGATAATATAGTTGAAGTAAAATTACAGGGAGCATGTGCTGGTTGCCCGATGGCTACCCTGACTTTAAAAGCAGGAATAGAAAGAGTTCTGAAAGAAGAAATTCCCCGTATAAAAGAAGTAATTTCAGTTTAACTGATTTTTCGGATACTATAATATTAGAGATTCTAATAAATTTATCGGAAAATTTTTTAGGAGTATTGGAAAATGAAATTAGTAAATTATAAAGATGTTCAATTAGAAGATGTAAATGTTGAAGGTGCAAAGGGAACAAAAATTCGCTGGTTGATCTCGCAGAAAGATAATGCTCCGAATTTTGCTATGAGAATGTTTGAAGTCGAGCCAAATGGAAATACACCTTTTCATTTTCATACCTGGGAACATGAAGTGTTTTGTCTCGAAGGTACGGGAAAATTAGTTACAGAGTGGGGAGAAAGACCTTTCAAATCAGGAGATGCGATCTTTGTTGATCCAAATGAAAAGCATCAGTTTAAGAATTCCGGTGATTCGATTTTAAAATTCCTCTGTATTATTCCTCATGACAAACCAAAAACTCAAGAAAAAAAAACGATAAATCCATTCGCAACCGGAGTAGCGAATAATTGCTGATCGAAGTTCAATCTCATTCCCAAATTCAATTTGGGAACGAGATAAAGCAGATAAAGAATTTATTAAATTAAAATAAAAAAGGAAGGGGAAATGGAAAAAGATTTAAGAAAATTTTTCAAAGACATGGTGCAATCACCAAGTCCGTCCGGTTTTGAGCAGCCGGTGCAGGAAATTTATCGTGATTTTGTAAAAGATCTTGCTGATGAAGTTAAAACAGATGTTCACGGAAATGTAATTGCTCTAAAAAAAGGAACAGGAAAACTTCGATTTATGGTTTCCGGACATGCGGATGAAGTCGGATTGATGATCAAATATATCGATGAAAATGGTTTTATCAGATTCACTACGATCGGTGGTGTTGACTCTACTTTACTTCCCGGATTAAAAGTAAATATTTATCACGAAAAGAAAGTTTATCGAGGAATAATCGGACGAAAACCAATACATCTTCTCAAACCGGAAGAGAGGAAAAAGACGGTAACTCTCGATGAACTCTGGATTGATATTGGTGCAAAAGATAAAAAAGATGCAGAGAAAAAAGTAGCAGTCGGTGATCCTATAACTTATTCTCCAGGAATTGAAATGTTAAACAGGAATATTATTGCAACCAAAGCTACAGATAACAAATCCGGTGTTTTTGTAGCCGGAGCTCTTTTAAAGGAATTAGCTGATGATAAAATTTCCGCAAATATCTATGCTGTGTCATCAGTTCAAGAGGAAATCGGTTTGAGAGGAGCAATTACAAGTGCCTTTGGAATCGATCCTCATGTTGGAATTGCTGTTGATGTAACTCATGCAACCGATTATCCGGGAATTGATAAAAATGTTATGGGTGATATAAAAATTGGTCAGGGACCTGTTCTTGTTGTAGGAGCGAATATCAATCCGAAAGTATTTTCACTTCTAAAAAAAGCAGCAAAAAAAGTAAAAATTAAATATCAGATTGAAGCTGCACCTCGCGGAACAGGAACTGATGCTAATGCCATTCAAACTACTCGTTCTGGAGTTGCATCCGGTTTGATAAGTATACCAAACCGTTATATGCATACTCCTAATGAAATCATTTCATTTAATGATCTGGAGGGAGCTGTTAAGATCCTGGCAGAATTTGCTCGTATGATCGATGATAAAACTGATTTTATTCCGAAGATATAAATTTAGGTTTTCTTATTTAAAATCACAAACTTGGCAAGTTCTCAAAAACTTGCCAAGTTTGATTTATTGAGGTTAATTTGATAAAAGTTGAGAATCTTACAAAAGTATTTATCCAGAAAAATGGAAAAAAACTATATGCGGTCAATGAACTTTCTTTTTCAGCAGAAAAAGGTGAGATCGTCGTTCTTCTCGGAGTCAACGGCGCTGGCAAAACTACTGCCATGAGAATGTTATCAACAGTTTTACAACCTACTGCTGGAACTGCAACAATTGAAGGTTTCGATATCATTAATGATTCGCAAAAAGTAAGATCAAATCTTGGTTTTCTTTCCGGAGATACAGGATTATATGCAAGATTGACAGCGAGAGAAATAATAACTTATTTTGCCAGACTATATGATGTTGAAGATGAAATAATAAAAAAAAGAATTAATGATATTGCTGAACTACTTGATATGTTTGAATTCCTTGATAAGAAAGTCGATCTACTTTCTACTGGGATGAAGCAGAAAGTTTCCATTGCTCGTTCCATTATTCATGATCCTCCGGTTATGATCTTTGATGAACCGACAGCCGGACTGGATATTCTGACAGCTAAAAATATCGTTGATTTTATTCATAAATGTAAAAATGAAGGCAAATGCGTTTTATTCTCAACTCATATTATGAGAGAAGCTGAAAGAATTGCTGATAAAATCGTGATGATACATAAAGGTAAACTTCTTGCTGAAGGAACATGGGAGGAATTCAAAACAGAATCCTGTTTTCATGATCTCGATGATATTTTCATCCATTTTGTAAATGAAAAAACCAAAAAGGTTGAAACTAATGAATTTTAACAAGATCCTGACCATTTACAAAAAAGAACTCCTCGATCTTTTCCGCGATAGAAGGACTATCATTACCTCTTTAGTCCTTCCGATCGTGTTATATCCGTTGATCATGATCGCTTTTTCCTCCATGATGTCGCGCCAGGAAATGAAATTAGAAGAACAGGAAATTCTTATTTATGTAAATGACAACATTTTAGATGAGAATTCTCAAAGAATCAGATCCGAACTTGAAACTATAGAGAATCTTCAAGTTATGCAGAAAATGGATGTTTATCACGAAACA from Candidatus Cloacimonadota bacterium includes these protein-coding regions:
- a CDS encoding NifU family protein, with product MVSKEEVQKVLDKVRPSLQADGGDCELVNVRDDNIVEVKLQGACAGCPMATLTLKAGIERVLKEEIPRIKEVISV
- a CDS encoding cupin domain-containing protein gives rise to the protein MKLVNYKDVQLEDVNVEGAKGTKIRWLISQKDNAPNFAMRMFEVEPNGNTPFHFHTWEHEVFCLEGTGKLVTEWGERPFKSGDAIFVDPNEKHQFKNSGDSILKFLCIIPHDKPKTQEKKTINPFATGVANNC
- a CDS encoding M42 family peptidase, whose amino-acid sequence is MEKDLRKFFKDMVQSPSPSGFEQPVQEIYRDFVKDLADEVKTDVHGNVIALKKGTGKLRFMVSGHADEVGLMIKYIDENGFIRFTTIGGVDSTLLPGLKVNIYHEKKVYRGIIGRKPIHLLKPEERKKTVTLDELWIDIGAKDKKDAEKKVAVGDPITYSPGIEMLNRNIIATKATDNKSGVFVAGALLKELADDKISANIYAVSSVQEEIGLRGAITSAFGIDPHVGIAVDVTHATDYPGIDKNVMGDIKIGQGPVLVVGANINPKVFSLLKKAAKKVKIKYQIEAAPRGTGTDANAIQTTRSGVASGLISIPNRYMHTPNEIISFNDLEGAVKILAEFARMIDDKTDFIPKI
- a CDS encoding ATP-binding cassette domain-containing protein gives rise to the protein MIKVENLTKVFIQKNGKKLYAVNELSFSAEKGEIVVLLGVNGAGKTTAMRMLSTVLQPTAGTATIEGFDIINDSQKVRSNLGFLSGDTGLYARLTAREIITYFARLYDVEDEIIKKRINDIAELLDMFEFLDKKVDLLSTGMKQKVSIARSIIHDPPVMIFDEPTAGLDILTAKNIVDFIHKCKNEGKCVLFSTHIMREAERIADKIVMIHKGKLLAEGTWEEFKTESCFHDLDDIFIHFVNEKTKKVETNEF